Proteins from a single region of Starkeya sp. ORNL1:
- a CDS encoding molybdopterin-dependent oxidoreductase, giving the protein MIEKIDRRKLLRGTVSLGALTMLTGCDISDRQSVQSVLRTVSGFNDRVQAALFDPNRLAPTYSLAQVVKPPRFNAYYEIENVKPIDISGWKLELSGLIADKRPWSLEQIYAFPEQEEIIKHICVEGWDYIGQWSGPNLKQFLTAIGADLTAKYVYFHGNDDYTESIDMASALHPQTILATKYAGEPIADPYGFPLRLRTAVKLGYKNAKWIRAIEVSNTYEDGFWEKQGFNWFAGM; this is encoded by the coding sequence TTGATCGAGAAAATCGACCGTCGCAAGCTGCTGCGCGGTACCGTCAGCCTCGGCGCGCTGACCATGCTCACCGGGTGCGATATCTCCGATCGCCAATCGGTGCAGAGCGTGCTGCGGACGGTGTCCGGCTTCAACGACCGGGTGCAGGCGGCACTGTTCGATCCCAACCGGCTGGCGCCGACCTATTCGCTTGCGCAGGTGGTCAAGCCGCCGCGCTTCAATGCCTATTACGAGATCGAGAACGTCAAGCCGATCGACATCAGCGGCTGGAAGCTCGAACTCTCCGGCCTCATCGCCGACAAACGACCCTGGAGCCTCGAACAGATCTATGCCTTCCCGGAGCAGGAAGAGATCATCAAGCACATCTGCGTCGAAGGTTGGGACTATATCGGCCAGTGGTCCGGCCCCAATCTCAAGCAGTTCCTGACCGCGATCGGTGCCGACCTCACCGCGAAATATGTCTACTTCCACGGCAATGACGACTACACCGAAAGCATCGACATGGCGTCGGCGCTGCATCCGCAAACCATCCTCGCCACGAAGTATGCCGGCGAGCCCATCGCCGATCCCTACGGTTTCCCGCTCCGGCTGCGCACCGCGGTGAAGCTCGGCTACAAGAACGCCAAATGGATCCGGGCGATCGAGGTGAGCAACACCTACGAGGACGGCTTCTGGGAGAAACAGGGCTTCAACTGGTTCGCCGGCATGTGA
- a CDS encoding NAD-dependent epimerase/dehydratase family protein, with amino-acid sequence MRVLLTGGAGFIGRHVLAELMRRGHDVRVMDSLRNDVHRDGQAWSPPRGAAFLTGDVRDAQVLGTALAGIDAVVHLAAKVGLGVDIGDMPDYASSNDAGTAVLLAAMARTGVSRLTLASSMVVYGEGFGLCPEHGSVRPAPRLEASLATGNFEPPCPHCGRPLGTTLVVEDTPFDPRNAYATSKVAQEFYASNWARVTGGAVAMMRYHNVYGPGMPRDTPYAGVAAIFTSALRNGQAPKVFEDGRQRRDFVHVRDVAAATVAACERQTSGVTAFNVGSGTPRTVGEMAEALARALDGPAPVVTGQYRLGDVRHITADSSRLRTELGWQPVVDFNEGMAELAHLGEEGAAPSPLRAAMATR; translated from the coding sequence ATGCGGGTGCTGCTCACCGGAGGAGCCGGGTTCATCGGCAGGCACGTCCTCGCCGAACTGATGCGACGCGGCCACGACGTGCGGGTGATGGATTCGTTGCGGAACGACGTGCATCGCGATGGCCAGGCTTGGAGCCCTCCGCGCGGCGCCGCATTCCTGACCGGCGACGTGCGCGACGCACAGGTGCTCGGTACCGCTCTCGCCGGCATCGATGCGGTCGTCCATCTCGCCGCCAAGGTGGGGCTCGGCGTCGATATCGGGGATATGCCGGACTATGCGTCCTCGAACGACGCGGGCACTGCGGTACTGCTCGCGGCCATGGCGCGTACGGGTGTCTCGCGGCTGACACTGGCAAGCTCGATGGTGGTCTATGGCGAGGGCTTCGGCCTATGCCCGGAACACGGCTCGGTGCGGCCAGCGCCGCGGCTGGAGGCCTCGCTCGCCACCGGCAATTTCGAGCCGCCCTGCCCGCATTGCGGCAGGCCGCTCGGTACGACGCTGGTCGTTGAAGACACCCCATTCGATCCGCGCAACGCCTACGCCACCAGCAAGGTCGCGCAGGAATTCTATGCGTCGAACTGGGCACGGGTAACCGGCGGCGCGGTGGCGATGATGCGCTACCACAATGTCTACGGCCCCGGCATGCCACGCGACACGCCCTATGCCGGCGTCGCCGCCATCTTCACCTCGGCGCTGCGCAACGGCCAGGCGCCCAAGGTGTTCGAGGACGGCCGGCAGCGGCGCGACTTCGTCCATGTCCGCGACGTCGCGGCCGCGACGGTCGCGGCATGCGAACGGCAGACCAGCGGGGTCACGGCTTTCAATGTGGGCTCGGGCACGCCGCGAACGGTCGGTGAGATGGCCGAGGCGCTCGCGCGCGCCCTCGACGGCCCGGCGCCGGTAGTGACCGGGCAATACCGGCTAGGGGATGTGCGGCACATCACGGCGGACTCCTCGCGGCTGCGCACCGAACTCGGCTGGCAGCCGGTGGTCGATTTCAACGAGGGCATGGCGGAACTCGCCCATCTCGGCGAAGAGGGTGCCGCGCCGTCCCCGCTGCGGGCCGCCATGGCGACGCGATGA
- a CDS encoding TIGR04282 family arsenosugar biosynthesis glycosyltransferase has protein sequence MDTIAVAIICKTPSPGQSKTRLSPPLRPEECAQISSCFIRDLSATIASLEADGDVDGYAVYTPLGTEDSLRPLLPESFGLVPQGEGDLGQRLDRGIADLLAAGHAGAILINSDSPTLPRSILRAAVEALKNGDRAVISPALDGGYTLIGLSRPHPHLFAQIPWSTDTVFRLTLERAREIELPVIVLDPWYDVDDASSYAMLERELEGAPPSFMAPGAQSEDAPNTREFVRRRRDMAALP, from the coding sequence ATGGACACCATAGCCGTCGCGATCATCTGCAAGACGCCGAGCCCGGGCCAATCCAAGACCCGGCTCTCGCCGCCCTTGCGTCCCGAGGAGTGCGCGCAGATCTCCTCCTGCTTCATCAGGGACCTGTCGGCCACGATCGCAAGCCTGGAGGCCGACGGCGACGTCGACGGCTACGCGGTCTATACGCCGCTCGGCACCGAGGACTCGCTGCGCCCCCTGCTTCCCGAGAGCTTCGGCCTCGTCCCGCAGGGCGAAGGGGACCTGGGGCAACGCCTCGACCGCGGAATAGCCGACCTGCTGGCGGCCGGACACGCCGGTGCGATTCTGATCAATTCCGACAGCCCGACCTTGCCGCGCAGCATATTGCGCGCGGCGGTGGAAGCGCTGAAGAACGGCGACAGGGCGGTGATCAGCCCGGCGCTCGACGGCGGCTACACACTGATCGGCCTGTCCCGGCCGCACCCTCACCTCTTCGCGCAGATCCCGTGGAGCACCGACACGGTGTTCCGCCTCACTCTCGAACGGGCGCGCGAGATCGAGTTGCCGGTCATCGTCCTCGACCCCTGGTACGACGTGGACGATGCGAGCTCCTACGCCATGCTCGAACGCGAGCTAGAGGGTGCACCCCCGTCCTTCATGGCGCCGGGCGCACAAAGCGAAGACGCTCCGAACACACGGGAATTCGTTCGCCGCCGCCGCGACATGGCAGCCCTCCCATGA
- a CDS encoding SMR family transporter yields MIRAGLIGLILLSVALNAFAQILLRWGARSAPLLADGRSIAAMIDTLFRPGILGGLACYGLSVLVWIRVLGMAEVSFAYPFLGLGFVLVMLAGWQLFGEPLTPARVAGTALIAFGVLVLARS; encoded by the coding sequence ATGATCCGCGCCGGCCTCATCGGCCTGATCCTCCTTAGCGTCGCGCTGAACGCCTTCGCCCAGATCCTGCTGCGCTGGGGCGCGAGGTCCGCTCCACTGCTTGCTGACGGTCGCTCGATCGCAGCGATGATCGACACGTTGTTCCGACCCGGCATCCTCGGCGGATTGGCCTGCTATGGCCTCAGCGTCCTCGTCTGGATCCGCGTGCTGGGCATGGCCGAGGTGTCCTTCGCCTATCCGTTCCTCGGGCTGGGCTTCGTCCTGGTCATGCTGGCCGGGTGGCAATTGTTCGGCGAGCCGCTGACGCCCGCGCGGGTGGCGGGCACGGCGCTGATCGCGTTCGGGGTGCTGGTGCTCGCCCGCAGTTGA
- a CDS encoding 5'-methylthioadenosine/S-adenosylhomocysteine nucleosidase (Enables the cleavage of the glycosidic bond in both 5'-methylthioadenosine and S-adenosylhomocysteine), whose translation MHDPSRHVASMEGLEILFVMATTHEYGPHLQARIDPLICGVGPVEAAIATTTALATLAHRKRLPDLVFTLGSAGSRRLDHAGIYQVASVSYRDMDASVLGFEKGVTPFLDEPAIIAIPHRIEGIPAASLATGASIVSGDAYAGIAADMVDMESFAVLRAARRFDVPTIGFRGISDGRSELTRIDDWTEYLHIIDERLAAAIELFGGRLRDGSLIIRSHDQ comes from the coding sequence ATGCACGATCCCAGCCGCCACGTCGCCAGCATGGAAGGTCTCGAAATCCTCTTCGTCATGGCGACGACGCACGAATACGGCCCGCATCTGCAGGCGCGCATCGATCCGCTGATCTGCGGGGTCGGCCCGGTGGAGGCGGCGATCGCGACCACGACCGCGCTGGCCACTCTCGCCCACCGTAAGCGCTTGCCGGACCTCGTCTTCACGCTCGGCTCGGCCGGCTCGCGCCGCCTCGACCATGCCGGCATCTACCAAGTGGCGAGCGTCAGCTATCGCGACATGGACGCATCCGTGCTCGGCTTCGAGAAGGGCGTCACCCCGTTCCTCGACGAGCCGGCGATCATCGCCATACCGCACCGGATCGAGGGCATTCCCGCGGCCTCGCTGGCGACTGGCGCCTCCATCGTGTCCGGCGACGCCTATGCGGGCATCGCCGCCGACATGGTCGACATGGAGAGCTTCGCGGTGCTGCGCGCGGCGCGGCGCTTCGATGTGCCGACCATCGGCTTTCGCGGCATAAGCGATGGGCGGTCCGAACTCACGCGCATCGACGACTGGACGGAATATCTGCACATCATCGATGAGAGGCTGGCGGCGGCCATCGAGCTGTTCGGGGGCCGGCTGCGCGATGGGTCGCTGATCATTCGATCCCACGACCAATAG
- a CDS encoding chloride channel protein has product MFLLGAVAVGLVSIGFAYVADAAQDYYHRLFAWNAYALLLITPATFALFAYATKRWFDGAQGSGIPQAIAARRHNGGALAAKLLAPRVTIAKILMTTLAIAAGASIGREGPTVQIGASIMFLVGSYAGIGRQPGLILAGSAAGIAGAFNAPLAGVLFAIEEMAQSYDRRLSSLVVAAVVISGITTLLLVGDYNYFGSVDGTAKGWSLWIAVVLCALIGGAMGAVFSRLLVFLSMAPLRWLGWMRARPLLTGAVCGLIVAVLAIATGGFAGGSAYAEAKLLLQGGADQPWWYVPAKLAATVLSSASGIPGGLFSPSLSIGASLGGNLGHLLPEVDVGAVALLGMAGYFAAVVQAPLTAFIIVLEMTDDAGMTVPLMAVTLLAAGLSRLITPEPLYHALSYGFEARKHVA; this is encoded by the coding sequence GTGTTCCTGCTGGGCGCGGTGGCAGTGGGCCTGGTCTCGATCGGCTTCGCCTATGTCGCTGATGCCGCGCAGGATTATTACCACCGCCTGTTTGCCTGGAACGCGTACGCGCTGCTCCTGATCACGCCGGCCACCTTCGCGCTGTTCGCATATGCGACCAAGCGCTGGTTCGATGGCGCGCAGGGCAGCGGCATACCGCAGGCCATCGCGGCGCGGCGTCACAACGGAGGCGCCCTTGCCGCCAAGTTGCTCGCACCGCGTGTGACCATTGCCAAGATCCTCATGACGACGCTCGCAATTGCTGCCGGCGCCTCGATCGGCCGCGAGGGGCCGACCGTGCAGATCGGCGCCTCCATCATGTTCCTGGTTGGCTCCTATGCCGGTATTGGCCGCCAGCCCGGACTGATCCTTGCCGGCTCGGCAGCGGGCATTGCCGGCGCGTTCAATGCGCCGCTGGCCGGCGTACTGTTCGCCATCGAGGAGATGGCGCAATCCTATGACCGGCGGCTTTCCAGTCTCGTCGTCGCCGCCGTGGTGATTTCCGGCATCACCACGCTGTTGCTGGTCGGCGACTATAACTATTTCGGCAGCGTTGACGGCACCGCCAAAGGCTGGAGCCTGTGGATCGCCGTCGTCCTGTGCGCGCTCATCGGTGGGGCGATGGGGGCGGTGTTCTCGCGGCTTCTGGTGTTCCTCTCCATGGCGCCGCTGCGCTGGCTGGGCTGGATGCGCGCCCGCCCTTTGCTCACCGGCGCGGTGTGCGGCCTGATCGTCGCGGTGCTTGCCATTGCGACCGGCGGCTTTGCCGGCGGCAGCGCCTATGCCGAGGCGAAGCTGCTGCTTCAGGGCGGCGCCGACCAGCCCTGGTGGTACGTCCCGGCCAAGCTGGCGGCGACCGTGCTGTCCTCGGCGAGTGGCATACCGGGCGGGCTGTTCTCGCCCTCGCTCTCGATCGGCGCCAGCCTGGGGGGCAATCTCGGCCATCTTTTGCCGGAGGTCGATGTCGGCGCGGTGGCGCTGCTCGGCATGGCTGGCTATTTCGCCGCCGTGGTGCAAGCGCCACTCACCGCTTTCATTATCGTGCTGGAGATGACCGACGATGCCGGGATGACGGTGCCGCTGATGGCGGTGACCCTGCTCGCTGCCGGCCTGTCGCGGCTGATCACGCCGGAGCCGCTCTATCACGCGCTGTCGTATGGGTTCGAAGCCCGTAAGCATGTGGCGTGA
- a CDS encoding helix-turn-helix domain-containing protein, which translates to MADLGFDFNWRDYQHYDGEGEIVTAYEALRQHATWVSRKLGPPRTANGKPTKLSPFHRGPYCVEAQDRPRNSEADMTIHAPDSNSGRGPKTPSHPNRASIAAPFADPFHGRATISTVEMMRILGVSRTLAQSMIRDGRVTSVKLGKSRRIVVDSVRALIAGRCA; encoded by the coding sequence ATGGCTGATCTTGGGTTCGATTTCAACTGGCGGGACTACCAGCACTACGACGGCGAGGGCGAGATCGTCACCGCCTATGAAGCACTGCGCCAGCACGCGACCTGGGTGTCGCGGAAGCTCGGTCCACCGCGGACGGCAAACGGCAAGCCGACCAAGCTCTCTCCATTTCACCGGGGGCCGTATTGCGTCGAAGCGCAAGACAGGCCTCGCAATTCAGAGGCCGACATGACCATCCACGCACCCGACTCCAATAGTGGACGCGGACCGAAAACCCCGTCGCATCCCAATCGCGCGTCAATCGCGGCGCCCTTCGCGGACCCGTTCCATGGGCGAGCCACGATCAGCACCGTCGAGATGATGCGCATTCTTGGGGTCTCGCGGACCCTTGCGCAATCGATGATCCGAGACGGGCGGGTGACCTCCGTAAAGCTCGGCAAGAGTCGGCGGATCGTGGTGGATAGCGTCCGCGCGCTCATTGCCGGTCGGTGCGCGTGA
- a CDS encoding aminotransferase class V-fold PLP-dependent enzyme: protein MDDRPRTILKPQTIAARALGAGRPTTTALTPPIDVATTYLRDADNGYSSGYVYGRQDNASVQQAEAQIADMEFAREALLFTSGMAAATMVFLALPPTHIVCPNVMYWGLRRWLQDVRRYGHDVTFVDMSNLDEVRAAIIPGKTGLVWIETPSNPLWTITDIAAVAECAHRAGALVCADSTAATPVLTQPLDLGADIVMHSATKYLNGHSDVVAGALATAHRTELWERIRSVRNQHGAVLGPFDAWLLTRGLRTLDLRVKEQSRSARALATRLVGHPALSSVLYPGLPDHPGRQVAARQMSGGFGGMLSVRVKGGAANAVAVAANVHLWRRATSFGGIESLIEHRSSIEGDGSPCPDDLLRLSVGLEDPDDLYRDLSHALNVLT from the coding sequence ATGGACGACCGGCCGAGAACTATCCTGAAGCCACAGACGATCGCTGCACGGGCTTTGGGTGCGGGACGCCCGACCACGACGGCTCTCACGCCCCCGATCGATGTGGCAACGACCTACCTGCGCGACGCCGACAACGGCTATAGCTCGGGCTATGTCTATGGCCGACAGGACAATGCCTCGGTTCAGCAGGCGGAGGCGCAGATCGCGGACATGGAGTTCGCCCGCGAGGCGCTGCTCTTCACCTCCGGCATGGCCGCCGCGACGATGGTCTTCCTGGCCTTGCCGCCGACGCACATCGTCTGCCCGAACGTCATGTATTGGGGCTTGCGCAGGTGGCTCCAGGACGTTCGCCGCTACGGCCATGACGTAACGTTCGTCGACATGTCGAATCTCGACGAGGTGCGAGCCGCGATCATTCCCGGAAAGACCGGCCTGGTCTGGATCGAGACGCCCAGCAATCCGCTTTGGACGATCACCGACATTGCCGCCGTCGCCGAATGCGCCCACCGCGCGGGCGCACTGGTCTGTGCGGATTCGACCGCCGCCACCCCCGTGCTGACGCAGCCGCTCGATCTCGGCGCCGATATCGTCATGCACTCCGCGACCAAATATCTGAACGGCCACTCCGACGTAGTCGCCGGCGCGCTGGCGACGGCGCACCGCACCGAGCTCTGGGAACGGATCCGCAGCGTGCGCAACCAGCATGGCGCGGTGCTCGGGCCATTTGACGCCTGGCTACTGACCCGCGGGCTGCGCACGCTCGATTTGCGGGTCAAGGAGCAGAGCCGCAGCGCACGCGCGCTTGCCACCCGGCTTGTGGGCCACCCCGCCCTCTCCTCCGTGCTATATCCCGGTCTTCCTGACCATCCCGGCCGCCAGGTCGCCGCCCGGCAGATGTCGGGCGGCTTCGGCGGCATGCTGTCGGTAAGGGTCAAAGGCGGCGCGGCCAATGCCGTGGCGGTGGCCGCCAATGTCCATCTCTGGCGGCGGGCGACGTCGTTCGGCGGCATAGAGAGCCTGATCGAGCATCGATCCTCGATCGAGGGCGACGGTTCCCCCTGCCCCGACGACCTGCTGCGGCTGTCGGTGGGGCTGGAGGATCCGGACGACCTCTATCGCGACCTTTCGCACGCGCTGAACGTTCTGACCTAG
- a CDS encoding glycosyltransferase family 2 protein, with translation MSTAPSPLATVAVIIPCLDEEEPIAGVVREVLAQGVGDLIVVDNGSTDRTAARAAAAGARVVSQPVRGYGRACAAGVAAVAPGTDIVCFLDGDGSDVPAFIAGIVGPIAAGQADFVMGSRLRGHRETGSLTVQQVAAGWLAGQLLRLTYGVHFTDMSPLRAIRTERLATLGMSEETYGWNLEMQMRAAASGLRCLEIPVDHRCRRGGVSKVSGNLVAGCRAAWKITSTFLRLAKSLRSTGASRAGQPVRGQ, from the coding sequence ATGAGTACCGCTCCATCCCCGCTCGCGACCGTCGCCGTCATCATTCCGTGCCTCGACGAGGAGGAACCGATCGCCGGGGTGGTGCGGGAGGTGCTGGCCCAAGGCGTCGGCGACCTCATCGTCGTCGACAATGGCTCCACCGACCGCACCGCCGCGCGTGCAGCGGCGGCCGGCGCCCGCGTCGTGTCGCAGCCGGTGCGCGGCTATGGCCGGGCTTGTGCTGCCGGGGTGGCCGCGGTGGCGCCGGGTACCGACATCGTGTGCTTCCTCGACGGCGACGGTAGCGACGTTCCCGCCTTCATTGCGGGAATCGTCGGGCCTATCGCAGCTGGGCAGGCCGACTTCGTCATGGGATCGCGGCTGCGCGGACATCGAGAGACGGGCAGCCTCACCGTCCAGCAGGTCGCGGCGGGATGGCTGGCGGGCCAGTTGCTTCGGCTCACCTACGGCGTCCACTTCACCGACATGTCGCCGCTGCGGGCGATCCGCACGGAACGCCTCGCGACGCTCGGCATGAGCGAGGAGACCTATGGCTGGAACCTTGAAATGCAGATGCGGGCGGCGGCGAGCGGCCTGCGCTGCCTCGAGATTCCGGTCGATCACCGCTGCCGGCGGGGCGGGGTGTCGAAGGTCTCTGGCAATCTTGTCGCCGGATGCCGGGCGGCCTGGAAGATAACCAGCACGTTCCTGCGCCTCGCAAAATCACTGCGCTCCACTGGGGCGTCGCGCGCAGGCCAGCCGGTTCGGGGACAGTAA
- a CDS encoding DUF3892 domain-containing protein, with product MTDTFQVTCHRPDNNDRHRRLQGLGGPGGGGWHRDIDTLITALQTSQYKLWTVAPSGESVWVEVARRSNGRAYLKTEPDSVELNNLLAL from the coding sequence ATGACCGACACTTTCCAGGTGACCTGTCACCGCCCCGACAACAACGACCGTCATCGCCGGCTCCAGGGATTGGGCGGGCCTGGCGGTGGTGGGTGGCATCGCGACATCGATACCCTAATCACGGCCCTGCAGACGAGCCAGTATAAGCTTTGGACGGTCGCGCCGTCGGGCGAGTCCGTATGGGTCGAGGTCGCGCGGCGTTCCAACGGTCGCGCGTACCTTAAGACTGAACCTGACAGCGTGGAGTTGAACAATCTGCTGGCGCTGTAG
- a CDS encoding acyltransferase, whose product MPKWNTGPAPETRVSRSHLSAPRRTREKITVLQGGRAIAALGVLLLHAAILIESHGQARPPGWTFLDWGELGVDFFFVLSGFIILHAHANDRRGLAAASSYAWRRITRIYVPYLPLVLAIIALYISFPSLGAEKNWSLFTSLTLIAAEWPPAPALSVAWTLIHEVMFYAIFLLSYCTPRFQWLIAAWVVLIGMTNYLPITIAEVTLPPALQATLNVFLAPINIEFVAGMIAAVTVRSLSLVWARVVLVVGIAGLVGFFAVEGISRVWFGVAMAIVIAGLVRIEISGSIAVSRWLLLLGNASYAIYLIHGPVISITSDIIARFELHWLVNMTVCTALGLGGGVLYHLLFEKPALSYVNRWRAKGFYIDGKSAT is encoded by the coding sequence GTGCCAAAATGGAACACCGGTCCAGCGCCGGAGACGCGGGTCTCACGGTCTCATCTCTCCGCTCCCAGGCGGACGCGAGAGAAGATCACCGTTCTGCAAGGTGGTCGCGCTATAGCGGCGTTGGGTGTCCTGCTTCTCCACGCCGCCATATTGATCGAAAGTCATGGCCAAGCACGTCCGCCGGGGTGGACATTTCTCGATTGGGGCGAACTCGGAGTCGATTTTTTCTTCGTTCTAAGCGGCTTCATAATCCTGCATGCGCACGCGAACGATCGCCGAGGGCTGGCGGCCGCCTCGTCATATGCATGGCGGCGAATCACTCGAATTTACGTGCCATACCTGCCGCTGGTCTTGGCAATCATTGCTCTCTACATCTCGTTCCCAAGCCTTGGAGCCGAGAAAAACTGGAGTCTTTTCACCTCCCTCACGTTGATCGCGGCCGAGTGGCCGCCAGCGCCGGCACTTTCGGTCGCCTGGACCCTCATTCATGAAGTAATGTTCTACGCAATCTTCTTGCTCTCATATTGCACGCCGAGATTCCAATGGCTGATAGCTGCTTGGGTAGTCCTGATCGGGATGACCAACTATCTGCCTATCACCATAGCTGAGGTCACCTTGCCGCCAGCGCTGCAAGCGACCCTTAATGTGTTTCTGGCTCCGATAAACATCGAGTTCGTTGCCGGCATGATCGCGGCAGTCACGGTCAGGTCTCTCTCGTTAGTGTGGGCGCGTGTTGTGCTGGTGGTCGGTATAGCCGGACTCGTCGGCTTCTTCGCAGTCGAGGGAATTTCGCGAGTATGGTTTGGAGTAGCCATGGCGATTGTAATCGCGGGTCTAGTCCGCATCGAAATATCTGGGTCTATTGCAGTGTCTCGTTGGCTGCTTCTTCTCGGCAATGCCTCCTACGCGATCTATTTGATCCACGGTCCAGTCATATCGATTACATCTGACATCATTGCTCGCTTTGAGCTTCACTGGCTTGTGAACATGACCGTGTGCACCGCCCTAGGTCTAGGGGGAGGTGTATTGTACCATCTTTTATTTGAAAAGCCGGCTCTGTCGTATGTCAACCGTTGGCGCGCCAAGGGATTTTACATTGATGGGAAATCCGCAACATAG
- a CDS encoding helix-turn-helix domain-containing protein: protein MRIIVDVEGRAGALPNDETIEVPVLVFLTVFEAIKVSGIGRTTLFEAMRTGALPARKIGTKNLILVADLEAFIKALPVRVPAANGAR from the coding sequence GTGCGAATCATTGTGGACGTTGAAGGGCGCGCGGGTGCGCTTCCGAACGATGAAACGATAGAGGTTCCCGTGTTGGTTTTCCTAACCGTCTTCGAGGCCATCAAGGTGAGCGGGATTGGCCGCACGACGCTTTTTGAGGCGATGCGGACCGGAGCGCTTCCGGCCCGCAAGATTGGCACAAAGAATCTGATTCTGGTTGCTGACCTGGAAGCCTTCATCAAGGCGCTGCCGGTTCGCGTTCCGGCCGCCAACGGGGCGCGTTGA
- a CDS encoding glycosyltransferase yields MRIAIHTFGTRGDVQPYIALALGLKARGHDVQVTAPAQHEALITKRGVGFFPLPGDVLALLDTPEGRSAVGKGSGFSAGFKLLKYVRPLMRGLMDEEWWSARFFGPDLIIHHPKSIAAPHIAEALSKPHILASPLPGFTPTSAFPSPIVPFTSLGPFNRISHSLMMHASGLLFGGMLRDWREQTLGVPKTAPNKASAGTLYAYSRHVVPIPPDWPGRVAVTGYWFLDEPAWSPPADLVAFLDAGEPPIYFGFGSMPPVDPDRLTGDVITALTRTGNRGVLAIGSGALRSISAPNVFVLSEAPHGSLFPRMSAVVHHGGAGTTAAALRAGKPTTICPFFGDQPFWGRRIDSLGVGPRPISQRTLTSDRLAAALAEMDGGGMQERAASLGSKIREEDGIGAAIGFIEQAVTSRRS; encoded by the coding sequence ATGCGCATCGCTATCCACACCTTCGGGACCCGCGGCGATGTGCAACCGTATATCGCGCTGGCGCTCGGGCTGAAGGCGCGCGGCCACGATGTGCAAGTCACGGCACCCGCTCAACATGAGGCGCTCATCACCAAGCGTGGCGTCGGCTTCTTCCCCTTGCCAGGTGACGTCCTCGCCTTGCTTGACACACCTGAGGGCCGATCTGCAGTGGGGAAAGGCAGCGGGTTTAGCGCCGGATTCAAGCTCTTGAAATATGTCCGGCCCCTGATGCGTGGCCTGATGGATGAGGAATGGTGGTCCGCACGATTCTTTGGGCCCGATCTTATCATTCACCATCCGAAGTCGATCGCGGCTCCGCACATAGCGGAGGCATTGAGTAAGCCGCACATTCTCGCCTCGCCGTTGCCAGGCTTTACACCGACCTCAGCCTTTCCCAGCCCCATCGTTCCATTCACCTCACTGGGGCCGTTCAATCGGATAAGCCATTCGCTCATGATGCACGCGTCGGGCCTACTCTTTGGCGGGATGTTGAGGGATTGGAGGGAGCAGACGCTTGGCGTTCCAAAGACCGCGCCGAACAAGGCGAGCGCGGGAACGCTCTACGCTTACAGCAGACACGTCGTGCCTATTCCGCCGGATTGGCCCGGGAGGGTCGCGGTCACCGGCTACTGGTTCCTCGACGAGCCTGCATGGTCGCCGCCTGCGGATCTTGTGGCGTTTCTCGACGCCGGGGAGCCTCCTATCTACTTCGGTTTCGGGAGCATGCCTCCGGTCGATCCGGATCGATTGACCGGAGACGTCATCACCGCGCTCACCCGTACGGGAAATCGAGGGGTTCTGGCGATCGGTTCCGGTGCCTTACGGTCCATCTCGGCCCCAAACGTCTTTGTTTTGTCGGAGGCTCCCCATGGAAGTCTCTTCCCGAGGATGTCGGCTGTCGTTCACCATGGTGGCGCCGGGACGACTGCGGCGGCGCTCCGGGCCGGAAAGCCCACGACCATCTGCCCGTTTTTTGGCGATCAGCCGTTCTGGGGGCGACGAATTGATTCCCTTGGAGTCGGGCCTCGTCCGATAAGCCAACGCACGCTGACGAGCGATCGCCTGGCAGCGGCGCTGGCGGAGATGGACGGAGGAGGCATGCAGGAACGCGCCGCAAGCCTAGGTTCGAAGATTCGCGAAGAAGACGGCATCGGCGCGGCAATCGGATTTATCGAGCAGGCGGTGACGAGTCGGCGAAGTTAA